A section of the Rhizomicrobium sp. genome encodes:
- a CDS encoding pyridoxal-phosphate dependent enzyme: MPAPRPVRSALDLIGNTPLLELTHFDTGPCRLFAKLESQNPGGSIKDRIGLSMIEAAEKSGVLKPGGTIVEATAGNTGLGLAQVATAKGYKIILVVPDKMAREKILHLRALGADVRMTRSDVGKGHPEYYQDMAERIAAEHQAHFINQFANPANPLAHETTTGPEIWEQMDRDIDAVVVGVGSGGTLTGLGRFFAKVSPKTRMVLADPLGSILAPLIKTGKTVEAGSWTIEGIGEDFVPPNAELKFVKTAYSIPDKESIEAARALLEKEGVLAGSSSGTLLVAALRYCREQTEPKRVVTLVCDSGNKYLSKVYNDYWVIEQGLSTKPLKGDLSDLISRRFDSGATVTVGPDDTLLTAYNRMRAADVSQLPVLVDGSLVGIVDESDILAAVEGPEDLRKARFAGAVKDAMTSAPKTLPVNAPLSALEPIFAHDEVALVCDGGKFVGLITRIDLINHIRLRA; encoded by the coding sequence ATGCCCGCACCGCGACCTGTCCGTTCCGCCCTCGACCTCATCGGCAACACGCCGCTGCTGGAGCTGACGCATTTCGACACCGGCCCCTGTCGCCTCTTCGCCAAGCTGGAAAGCCAGAACCCCGGCGGCTCGATCAAGGACCGGATCGGCCTTTCCATGATCGAAGCGGCGGAGAAGAGCGGCGTGCTCAAACCCGGCGGCACCATCGTCGAGGCCACCGCCGGCAACACCGGCCTCGGCCTCGCCCAGGTCGCCACCGCCAAGGGCTACAAGATCATCCTCGTCGTCCCCGACAAGATGGCGCGCGAGAAAATCCTGCACCTGCGCGCGCTGGGCGCCGACGTCCGCATGACGCGCTCCGACGTCGGCAAGGGCCACCCCGAATACTACCAGGACATGGCCGAACGCATCGCCGCCGAGCACCAGGCCCATTTCATCAACCAGTTCGCCAACCCCGCCAACCCGCTCGCGCACGAGACGACCACCGGCCCGGAGATATGGGAGCAGATGGACCGCGACATCGATGCCGTCGTCGTCGGCGTCGGCTCCGGCGGCACGCTGACGGGGCTTGGCCGCTTCTTCGCGAAGGTCTCGCCGAAGACGCGGATGGTGCTGGCCGATCCGCTCGGCTCCATCCTCGCGCCGCTGATCAAGACGGGAAAGACGGTCGAGGCCGGCTCCTGGACCATCGAAGGCATCGGCGAGGATTTCGTGCCGCCCAATGCCGAGCTGAAATTCGTCAAGACCGCCTATTCGATCCCCGACAAGGAGAGCATCGAGGCCGCCCGCGCGCTTCTTGAAAAGGAAGGTGTCCTCGCCGGCTCGTCCTCCGGCACGCTGCTGGTCGCGGCGCTGCGCTATTGCCGCGAGCAGACGGAGCCCAAGCGCGTCGTCACGCTGGTCTGCGACAGCGGCAACAAATATCTCTCCAAGGTCTACAACGATTATTGGGTGATCGAGCAGGGGCTCTCGACCAAGCCGCTCAAGGGCGACCTCTCCGACCTCATCTCGCGCCGTTTCGACAGCGGCGCCACCGTCACCGTCGGGCCGGACGACACGCTGCTCACCGCCTATAACCGCATGCGCGCCGCCGACGTCTCGCAGCTCCCCGTCCTGGTCGACGGCAGCCTTGTCGGCATCGTCGACGAGAGCGACATCCTGGCCGCGGTCGAAGGGCCCGAGGACCTGCGCAAGGCCCGTTTTGCCGGCGCGGTGAAGGATGCGATGACCTCCGCCCCGAAGACGCTGCCGGTGAATGCGCCCCTTTCGGCCCTGGAACCGATCTTCGCCCATGACGAGGTGGCGCTGGTCTGCGACGGTGGTAAGTTCGTCGGCCTGATCACCCGCATCGACCTCATCAACCACATCCGGCTGCGCGCCTGA
- a CDS encoding UBP-type zinc finger domain-containing protein translates to MDDGCTHLGTIRKVTPSAHGCEECLKSGSPWVHLRLCRTCGHVGCCDSSPNRHATKHFHRTKHPIVEGYDPPERWGWCYVDEVMFDLSDNATPQRGPIPRYV, encoded by the coding sequence ATGGACGACGGCTGCACGCATCTCGGCACGATCCGCAAGGTCACGCCCAGCGCGCACGGCTGCGAGGAATGCCTCAAATCCGGCTCGCCCTGGGTGCATCTGCGGCTCTGCCGCACCTGCGGCCATGTCGGCTGCTGCGATTCCTCGCCCAACCGCCACGCGACCAAGCATTTCCACAGGACCAAGCATCCGATCGTCGAAGGCTACGACCCGCCCGAGCGCTGGGGCTGGTGCTATGTCGACGAAGTGATGTTCGACCTCTCCGACAATGCCACGCCGCAGCGCGGACCGATTCCGCGATACGTGTGA
- a CDS encoding FAD-dependent oxidoreductase: MSAPTQSVIATRSDQMFPHLTHQELTRLRRFGEERSFAAGEAMARTGEVSPGFFLVLAGEVAVKQRDALDREQLIVTHGPGSFMGELAQLSSKPSLVDATALTPVDAIVIRPQRLRDLLVEEAELGERIMRALILRRVGLLETGAGGPIIVGREGNVDVMRLAAFLGRNGHPYTILCPGADNEAQAMLDRFQVDASELPIVLCPNGQMLRNPSEDEIARCLGMIGTLDPTRLYDVAIVGSGPAGLSAAVYAASEGLCVILLDCRAFGGQAGASARIENYLGFPTGISGLALMARAFNQAQKFGAEMAIPDEVANLSRQGGVFHLELANKEQVRARTIIIASGARYKRLAVSNLSDYEGSHVHYWASPLEARLCSGQEVVLVGGGNSAGQGAVYLASRVKKVHMLIRGPSLEATMSRYLIDRIAAQPNIEILTKTEVTALKGDKGILQGVEWTNRLTGAVTDKPIGHVFLFIGANPNTDWLDGCGVDLDAKGFVHTRADRPFETTNPGIFAIGDVRAGSIKRVAAAVGEGAQVVSAIHAHLADAVATEKV; encoded by the coding sequence ATGTCCGCACCTACTCAATCCGTGATCGCCACACGCTCCGACCAGATGTTCCCGCATCTGACGCATCAGGAGCTGACGCGCTTGCGCCGCTTCGGCGAGGAACGCAGCTTTGCCGCGGGCGAGGCCATGGCCCGCACCGGCGAGGTCTCGCCGGGATTCTTCCTCGTTCTCGCCGGCGAGGTCGCGGTCAAGCAGCGCGACGCGCTGGACCGCGAGCAGCTCATCGTCACCCACGGCCCCGGCAGCTTCATGGGCGAGCTGGCGCAGCTCTCCTCCAAGCCGTCGCTGGTCGACGCCACTGCGCTCACGCCGGTGGATGCGATCGTCATCCGCCCGCAGCGCCTGCGCGATCTTCTGGTGGAGGAGGCGGAACTGGGCGAGCGCATCATGCGCGCGCTCATCCTGCGGCGCGTCGGGCTCCTGGAGACCGGCGCCGGCGGACCGATAATCGTGGGCCGCGAAGGCAATGTCGACGTGATGCGCCTGGCCGCGTTCCTCGGCCGCAACGGCCATCCCTACACCATCCTCTGTCCCGGCGCCGACAACGAGGCGCAGGCCATGCTCGACCGCTTCCAGGTGGACGCGAGCGAATTGCCGATCGTGCTGTGCCCGAACGGCCAGATGCTGCGCAACCCGAGCGAGGACGAGATCGCCCGCTGCCTCGGCATGATCGGCACGCTCGATCCGACGCGGCTCTACGACGTGGCCATCGTCGGCTCCGGCCCCGCCGGTCTCAGCGCTGCGGTCTATGCGGCGTCCGAAGGGCTCTGCGTCATCCTGCTCGATTGCCGCGCCTTCGGCGGCCAGGCCGGCGCCTCGGCGCGGATCGAGAACTATCTGGGCTTTCCCACCGGCATCAGCGGACTGGCGCTGATGGCGCGCGCCTTCAACCAGGCGCAGAAATTCGGTGCCGAGATGGCGATCCCCGACGAGGTCGCCAACCTCAGCCGGCAGGGCGGCGTCTTCCATCTGGAACTGGCGAACAAGGAGCAGGTGCGCGCCCGCACGATCATCATCGCGAGCGGCGCGCGCTACAAGCGCCTCGCCGTCTCCAATCTTTCGGACTACGAAGGCAGCCACGTTCACTACTGGGCCTCGCCGCTGGAAGCGCGGCTGTGCAGCGGCCAGGAGGTCGTGCTGGTCGGCGGCGGCAATTCGGCCGGGCAGGGCGCGGTCTATCTCGCGAGCCGCGTGAAGAAGGTTCATATGCTGATACGCGGGCCGAGCCTGGAAGCCACCATGTCGCGCTATCTGATCGACCGCATCGCCGCGCAGCCCAATATCGAGATCCTGACCAAGACCGAGGTCACGGCGCTCAAGGGCGACAAGGGCATCCTGCAAGGCGTCGAATGGACGAACCGGCTGACCGGCGCGGTCACCGACAAGCCGATCGGCCATGTCTTCCTCTTCATCGGCGCCAATCCGAACACCGACTGGCTGGACGGCTGCGGCGTCGATCTCGACGCCAAGGGCTTCGTGCACACCCGCGCCGACCGGCCGTTCGAAACGACCAATCCCGGCATCTTCGCCATCGGCGATGTGCGGGCCGGCTCGATCAAGCGCGTCGCCGCCGCGGTGGGCGAGGGCGCCCAGGTGGTCTCCGCCATCCATGCCCATCTCGCCGATGCGGTCGCGACGGAAAAGGTCTGA
- the mmsB gene encoding 3-hydroxyisobutyrate dehydrogenase, whose protein sequence is MTTIAFIGVGNMGGPMARNLLKAQDKVRAFDLSPAALKPVTDAGAAAAPTALDAVKDADIVITMLPAGQHVRSVYLEAESILTAAPRGALLIDCSTIDIDSARAVHAAASAAGFDFLDAPVSGGVSGAEAGTLAFMCGGSDAAFDRARPVLEKMGKRIVHAGGAGAGQAAKICNNMLLAITMIGTCEAFALGEKLGLDHQKLYDIMSAASGQSWSLTTYCPVPGPVPTAPSNRDYTGGFATALMLKDLKLAQAAASGAGAATPLGAEAAQLYALFAAQGHAGVDFSGIIKMLRGG, encoded by the coding sequence ATGACCACCATCGCATTCATCGGCGTCGGCAATATGGGCGGGCCGATGGCGCGCAATCTGCTGAAGGCGCAGGACAAGGTCCGCGCCTTCGACCTCAGTCCCGCCGCGCTCAAGCCCGTCACCGACGCGGGCGCCGCCGCCGCGCCGACCGCGCTCGACGCGGTGAAGGACGCCGACATCGTCATCACCATGCTGCCGGCCGGCCAGCATGTCCGTTCGGTCTATCTCGAAGCGGAAAGCATTCTGACCGCCGCGCCCAGGGGCGCGTTGCTGATCGACTGCTCGACCATCGACATCGATTCCGCCCGTGCGGTCCACGCGGCCGCTTCGGCCGCCGGCTTCGACTTCCTCGACGCGCCGGTCTCGGGCGGCGTCTCCGGCGCCGAGGCCGGCACCCTCGCCTTCATGTGCGGCGGCTCCGACGCGGCGTTCGATCGCGCCCGGCCGGTCCTCGAGAAGATGGGCAAGCGCATCGTCCATGCCGGCGGCGCGGGCGCGGGGCAGGCGGCCAAGATCTGCAACAACATGCTGCTCGCGATCACGATGATCGGCACTTGCGAAGCCTTCGCGCTGGGCGAGAAGCTCGGCCTCGATCACCAGAAGCTCTACGACATCATGTCGGCGGCGTCCGGCCAGTCCTGGTCGCTGACGACCTATTGCCCGGTGCCCGGCCCGGTGCCCACCGCGCCGTCCAATCGCGACTACACCGGCGGTTTCGCCACCGCGCTGATGCTGAAGGACCTGAAGCTCGCCCAGGCCGCCGCGTCCGGCGCCGGCGCCGCCACACCGCTCGGCGCGGAAGCCGCCCAGCTCTATGCGCTGTTCGCGGCACAGGGCCATGCCGGCGTCGATTTCTCCGGCATCATCAAGATGCTCCGCGGCGGCTAG
- a CDS encoding enoyl-CoA hydratase/isomerase family protein: MTDEPEILFETRGAVGLITLNRPKALNALTHGMAVAMLAQLRNWAADDAVKTVVIQGAGERAFCAGGDIRSLYDSGKAGTPYALEFYRDEYLLNAFIKHFPKPYVALLRGFVMGGGVGISVHGSHRVADETMQFAMPETGIGLFPDVGGSWFLPRLPGEIGMYLGLTGARLKTADALYAGVATHFVPAARRDALLVSLAEGREIDIALRDATDGVPDAYLTAHRAKIDAMFGAASVEDILAALDADHTDWADDTAKTIRAKSPTATKLAFRQIRKGRDLSSFDDGMRMEFRMVNRVIAGRDFYEGVRATIIDKDGAPNWRPATLAEVSDADIDAYFAPLGEKELPL; the protein is encoded by the coding sequence ATGACCGACGAACCGGAAATCCTCTTCGAAACCCGCGGCGCGGTCGGGTTGATCACGCTCAACCGGCCCAAGGCGCTGAACGCGCTGACCCACGGCATGGCGGTCGCGATGCTGGCGCAGCTGAGGAACTGGGCGGCCGACGACGCGGTGAAGACCGTCGTCATCCAGGGCGCCGGCGAGCGCGCCTTCTGCGCCGGCGGGGACATCCGCTCGCTCTACGACAGCGGCAAGGCCGGCACGCCCTATGCGCTGGAATTCTATCGCGACGAATACCTGCTCAACGCCTTCATCAAGCACTTCCCCAAGCCCTATGTCGCCCTGCTGCGCGGCTTTGTGATGGGCGGCGGCGTCGGCATTTCCGTACATGGCAGCCACCGCGTCGCCGACGAGACGATGCAATTCGCCATGCCGGAGACCGGCATCGGCCTCTTCCCCGATGTCGGCGGGAGCTGGTTCCTGCCGCGCCTGCCGGGCGAGATCGGGATGTATCTGGGACTGACCGGCGCGCGGCTGAAGACGGCGGATGCGCTCTATGCCGGCGTCGCGACGCATTTCGTGCCCGCCGCCCGCCGCGACGCGCTGCTCGTGAGCCTCGCCGAAGGCCGCGAGATCGACATCGCGCTGCGCGACGCGACCGACGGCGTACCCGACGCCTATCTGACCGCTCATCGCGCCAAGATCGATGCGATGTTCGGCGCCGCCTCCGTCGAGGATATCCTGGCCGCGCTCGATGCCGACCACACCGACTGGGCGGACGACACGGCGAAGACCATCCGCGCCAAATCGCCGACCGCGACCAAGCTCGCCTTCCGCCAGATCCGGAAGGGCCGGGACCTGTCGTCCTTCGACGACGGCATGCGGATGGAATTCCGCATGGTGAACCGCGTCATCGCCGGCCGCGACTTCTACGAGGGCGTCCGCGCCACGATCATCGACAAGGACGGCGCCCCGAACTGGCGGCCGGCGACGCTCGCCGAAGTGAGCGACGCCGATATCGACGCCTATTTCGCGCCGCTGGGAGAAAAGGAACTGCCCCTATGA
- a CDS encoding DUF2971 domain-containing protein, with product MPNYPIDYLTEEEATVPSPEVLYHYSSWPGVFSILSNKTLRMRHSGYLNDKHEMLEGISLIQHVLETTAASGNEKWGPHWARVREDWLKDFSDTNVFLASFCEKGDTLDLWRAYVKDGGAAIGFSSKHLRKSADERALWLLPCLYQRSIRSERIFEIVDYFTHNYWRPWEGDVEQFSDAVCGDLLLEIPRQKSEHFLSENEWRLFVFGNTIDQGETVKFSVSSRGIVPHLDFAFTPEMIVELVTDPYATPEAILGLEEFLGRSGFEHVAVRRSEVPLRP from the coding sequence ATGCCGAACTATCCCATCGACTATCTCACGGAGGAGGAAGCGACAGTACCGTCGCCTGAAGTTCTCTATCACTACTCAAGTTGGCCGGGGGTATTTTCAATTCTTAGTAATAAAACACTCCGTATGCGTCACTCCGGCTACCTTAACGACAAGCATGAAATGTTAGAGGGAATATCGCTGATTCAGCATGTGCTAGAAACGACCGCTGCGAGTGGAAATGAGAAATGGGGGCCGCACTGGGCGAGAGTTCGAGAGGACTGGCTAAAAGATTTTTCTGATACAAATGTATTTCTCGCGTCGTTCTGCGAAAAGGGTGACACTCTCGATCTCTGGCGTGCGTATGTGAAGGACGGCGGGGCAGCGATAGGCTTCTCAAGCAAGCATCTTAGGAAGTCAGCGGACGAAAGGGCGCTCTGGTTGCTCCCGTGCTTGTACCAACGATCGATTCGATCCGAGAGAATTTTCGAGATCGTGGACTACTTCACCCATAATTACTGGCGGCCATGGGAGGGTGACGTTGAGCAGTTCTCTGATGCTGTGTGCGGAGATTTGCTGCTTGAAATTCCGCGACAAAAAAGTGAGCACTTTTTATCGGAAAACGAATGGCGACTCTTCGTATTCGGGAACACTATCGATCAGGGCGAAACGGTAAAGTTCTCTGTTTCTTCGCGTGGTATCGTTCCGCACCTAGATTTTGCGTTTACTCCAGAAATGATCGTCGAGTTAGTAACTGATCCATATGCAACTCCCGAAGCCATCTTAGGGTTGGAAGAGTTTCTTGGTCGGAGCGGATTTGAACACGTCGCGGTCCGCCGATCTGAAGTTCCTCTGAGGCCTTGA
- a CDS encoding CoA-acylating methylmalonate-semialdehyde dehydrogenase, producing the protein MKQYGHFIAGGHVAGASGRFGDIYDPSTGEVQAKVSLASRGEMRHAVEIASKAFREWSAVNPQRRARVMFNFKALVEKNMDELARLLSSEHGKVVADSKGDIQRGLEVIEFACGIPHLTKGEYTEGAGPSIDIYSMRQPLGVVAGITPFNFPAMIPMWMFGVAIACGNTFILKPSEKDPGVPLRLAELMMEAGAPSGVLQVVNGDKEAVDAILEDPDIQAVSFVGSSAIAHYVYSHGTAHGKRVQAMGGAKNHAIIMPDADLDQVTNELIGAGYGSAGERCMAISVAVPVGEKTADALIAKLKPRVESLRVGIPTDPDADYGPLVTAAHREKVKAYIDMGVKEGAELLVDGRDFKLQGYENGYYLGGSLFDHVTPEMKTYQDEIFGPVLQIARAKDFDEALSLPSNHQYGNGVAIFTRDGDAAREFASKVKVGMVGINVPIPVPLAYHTFGGWKRSAFGDVNQHGPEGVRFYTRVKTVTARWPKGGVRENASFVIPTMK; encoded by the coding sequence ATGAAACAGTACGGACATTTCATCGCCGGCGGACATGTCGCGGGCGCTTCGGGCCGCTTCGGCGACATCTACGATCCCTCGACCGGCGAGGTGCAGGCGAAAGTCTCCCTCGCGTCGCGCGGCGAAATGCGCCACGCCGTCGAAATCGCCTCCAAGGCGTTCCGCGAATGGTCCGCCGTGAACCCGCAACGCCGCGCCCGCGTCATGTTCAATTTCAAGGCGCTGGTCGAGAAGAACATGGACGAGCTGGCGCGCCTGCTGTCGTCCGAGCACGGCAAGGTGGTTGCCGATTCCAAGGGCGACATCCAGCGCGGTCTCGAAGTCATCGAATTCGCCTGCGGCATCCCGCATCTGACGAAGGGCGAATACACCGAAGGCGCCGGACCCTCCATCGACATCTATTCCATGCGCCAGCCGCTCGGCGTGGTCGCCGGCATCACGCCGTTCAACTTCCCCGCGATGATCCCGATGTGGATGTTCGGCGTCGCCATCGCCTGCGGCAACACCTTCATCCTCAAGCCCTCCGAGAAGGACCCCGGCGTGCCGCTGCGCCTCGCCGAGCTGATGATGGAGGCGGGCGCGCCTTCCGGCGTGCTCCAGGTCGTCAACGGCGACAAGGAGGCGGTCGACGCGATCCTCGAAGACCCGGACATCCAGGCGGTGAGCTTCGTCGGCTCCTCGGCCATCGCGCATTACGTCTACAGCCACGGCACGGCGCACGGAAAGCGCGTCCAGGCGATGGGCGGCGCCAAGAACCACGCCATCATCATGCCCGACGCCGATCTCGACCAGGTGACCAACGAGCTGATCGGCGCGGGCTACGGCTCGGCCGGCGAGCGCTGCATGGCGATCTCGGTGGCGGTGCCCGTCGGCGAGAAGACGGCCGATGCGCTGATCGCCAAGCTGAAGCCGCGGGTCGAAAGCCTGCGCGTCGGCATCCCGACCGATCCCGACGCCGACTACGGCCCCCTTGTGACCGCAGCCCACAGAGAGAAGGTGAAGGCCTATATCGACATGGGTGTCAAAGAAGGCGCCGAGCTCCTGGTCGACGGCCGCGACTTCAAGCTCCAGGGCTATGAGAACGGCTATTATCTCGGCGGCTCGCTGTTCGATCATGTGACGCCCGAAATGAAGACCTATCAGGACGAGATCTTCGGCCCCGTGCTCCAGATCGCCCGCGCCAAGGATTTCGACGAGGCGCTGTCGCTGCCCTCGAACCACCAATATGGCAACGGCGTCGCGATCTTCACCCGCGACGGCGACGCCGCGCGCGAATTCGCCAGCAAGGTGAAGGTGGGCATGGTCGGCATCAACGTGCCGATCCCGGTGCCGCTCGCCTACCACACCTTCGGCGGCTGGAAGCGCTCGGCCTTCGGCGACGTCAACCAGCACGGCCCGGAAGGCGTGCGGTTCTATACGCGCGTGAAGACGGTGACGGCGCGCTGGCCCAAAGGCGGCGTGCGCGAGAATGCCAGCTTCGTCATCCCGACAATGAAATGA
- a CDS encoding tyrosine-type recombinase/integrase, with amino-acid sequence MASAEKPGIEPGIDTPFVLTPMLLTNAKVHNAKPGSSPVKLRDSNGLFLEVRPSGAKLWRYRYEIGGKENVFAIGEFFSDSKRPGHVSLEAARKARDEARELVRKGMHPAHSRQTRLRDQIDQNKNTFKVVAIEWMDRKSSSWSEGYAKQIRHVFDTDVFPYIGALPVSGISAAQILEVMQRVEARGANTFAHLIRQWCSAVFRYAVATLRAEHDPASPLRGAIVRKRPKHSRALSKQELLALFTRLHSYRGDPGTKFGMRLMLLTFVRTIELRAAKWVEFDFEAAEWRIPAIRMKMKEEHIVPLSRQALSLLRELKLQTGSNQYLFPNRRRSNAYITATTINRALERMGFLGEGTIGFSGHGFRSTASTMLNEAGLRPDIIERQMDHQERNQVRASYNHASYLRERRSMMQAWADMIDDMLAPRHVVGVISQRRIQQTSP; translated from the coding sequence TTGGCATCGGCAGAAAAACCGGGTATCGAACCGGGTATCGATACCCCGTTTGTTCTGACGCCAATGCTACTTACAAACGCTAAAGTGCATAACGCAAAACCGGGTAGCAGCCCGGTGAAACTGCGCGACTCTAACGGCCTCTTTCTGGAGGTCCGCCCGTCCGGCGCGAAGCTCTGGCGTTATCGGTACGAGATCGGCGGCAAGGAGAATGTCTTTGCCATCGGCGAATTCTTTTCCGACAGCAAAAGACCCGGTCACGTTTCGCTCGAAGCTGCCCGGAAAGCTCGGGATGAAGCACGGGAGCTTGTCCGGAAGGGAATGCATCCTGCCCATTCCCGGCAGACCCGGCTTCGGGATCAGATTGACCAGAACAAAAATACCTTCAAAGTCGTGGCCATCGAATGGATGGACCGAAAGTCGTCGAGCTGGAGCGAAGGGTACGCCAAACAGATTCGTCATGTTTTTGACACCGACGTGTTTCCTTACATCGGCGCTCTCCCCGTCTCGGGCATCAGCGCCGCTCAGATCCTGGAAGTTATGCAGCGCGTTGAAGCAAGAGGCGCCAATACCTTTGCCCACCTCATCCGCCAGTGGTGTTCAGCTGTCTTTCGGTACGCCGTTGCGACGCTAAGGGCAGAGCACGACCCTGCATCGCCGCTGCGCGGCGCGATCGTTCGTAAGAGGCCGAAACACAGTCGAGCGCTATCGAAGCAAGAATTGCTAGCGCTCTTCACTCGACTCCACAGCTATCGTGGCGATCCTGGGACCAAGTTCGGGATGCGTCTCATGTTGCTGACGTTCGTGCGGACCATAGAATTGCGCGCCGCCAAATGGGTGGAGTTCGACTTCGAGGCGGCAGAGTGGCGAATACCGGCCATCCGAATGAAGATGAAGGAAGAGCATATCGTGCCGCTTTCTCGCCAGGCCTTGAGCTTGCTCCGAGAATTGAAGCTTCAGACCGGATCAAACCAATATCTTTTTCCGAACCGCAGACGATCGAATGCCTACATCACGGCAACCACCATTAATCGGGCGCTTGAGCGGATGGGATTTCTTGGGGAAGGCACAATTGGCTTTTCCGGGCACGGCTTCCGTTCCACGGCTTCAACGATGCTAAACGAAGCCGGTCTTCGCCCGGACATCATCGAACGCCAGATGGATCATCAGGAGCGTAATCAAGTGCGTGCGAGCTACAATCATGCGAGCTACCTCAGGGAGCGCCGGTCGATGATGCAAGCTTGGGCCGACATGATCGACGACATGCTGGCTCCCAGACACGTCGTGGGCGTGATCTCGCAAAGAAGAATCCAGCAAACCTCGCCTTGA